From Bradyrhizobium sp. sBnM-33:
GCGCTCGCTGCCGATATCCGGATTGCCACCAAATCCGCGCGGATGAACTGCGCCTTCATCAAGCTCGGTCTCGGCGGCTGCGACATCGGCACCTCCTATTTCCTGCCGCGCCTGGTTGGCGTGTCGGTCGCCTCCGAACTGATCCTCACCGGCCGCTTCATCGGCGCCGAGCGCGCGCTCGCGGTTGGCCTCGTCTCCGAAGTCGTCGAGGAAGGCGGGCTCGATGCCGCAGCCGAGCCTTACGTCGAGGCGATGATGACGGCCTCGCCCGTGGCCTTACGGCTCTCCAAGGAATGCCTCAACATGAGCGTCGATGCCGGCTCGATCGAAGCCGTGATTGCGATGGAAGACCGCAATCAGGTGCTGTGCAGCCGCTCGGAAGATTTCAACGAAGGCATCAGGGCCTTTCTCGAAAAGCGAAAGCCTGTCTATATCAGGCGGTGATGACAAGATCCGCAAAAGGACAAGAATTCCGGGAGACGCAATATGAGTGGGAGTGCAGCGAAGGTGCTGACAAAGCCGGCCTTCCGCAAGATCGAGTGGCTGCCGCGCGACATCGCGGTCGAGCGTCGCCCAGACGGCGTCATCATCCTGAAGTCGCGCATTCCGCTGCAGGCTTACGAGAAGCATATTCCGGCATCGCTGGCAAAATGGGCCAAGCAAGCGCCCGAGCGCATCTGGCTGGCGCAACGTGGCGGCCCGGAGCGGCAGTGGCGGAAGGTCTCTTATGGCGACGCCAAGCGCATCGTCGACGGATTGACACAGGGCCTGCTCAATCTCGGCCTCGCAGAGGGCCATCCCGTTGCGATCCTGTCAGGCAATTCGATCGAACACGCGCTGATGACGCAAGCTGCGATGCAGGCGCGCCTGCCGGCAGCACCGGTGTCGCCGGCTTATTCGCTGATGAGTCAGGATCATCTCAAGCTCAAATACCTCTTCAACCTGATCAAGCCGGCGGTCGTGATGGTGCAGGACGGGCCGGCCTTCGAGAAGGCCTTGAAGGCGCTCGATCTCACTGATGTCACCGTCGTGCATGTCTTGCGTCCTTGCGACGGCATCAAGAGCGTATCCTTTGCCGACCTTGCGGCCACGCCGGTGACGAACGCGGTCGAGGAGTCAATTGCGAAGATCACGCCTGACACCATCGGCAAGCTCTTGTTCACCTCGGGCTCGACCGGCATGCCGAAGGCTGTCATCAACACGCAGGAGATGATGTGCGCCAATGCGGCGATGATGATGCAGGTGCGGCCGCGCGATCCGAACGGGCCACTCGCCACCGTGCTTGACTGGATGCCGTGGAATCACACCATGGGCGGTAACGCCGCGTTCAATCCGATTCTGATCGATGGTGGCACGCTCTATATCGATGACGGCCGGCCGATGCCGGGTCAGTTCGAGGAGACCATCAAGAATCTGCGTGAGGTGTCGCCGACCTATTATGCCAACGTACCCGCCGGCTATGCCGCGCTGGCCGCTGCAATGGAAAAGGACGACGCGCTGTGCCGCAGCTTCTTCAAGAACCTGACCGTGATGGCCTATGGCGGCGCGCGGCTGCCTGACGATCTCTACGACCGCATGCAGGCGCTGGCGGTGAAGACCACCGGCGAGCGCATCGTGTTCTACACCGGCTGGGGCTCGACCGAGACCGCGCCGACGTCGACCGGCACCTATTGGGACACCGAGCGCGTCGGCCTGATCGGCCTGCCGTTTCCCGGCGTCGAATTGAAGATGGTGCCGTGCGGTTCGAAATACGAATTGCGCCTGCGCGGCATCAACGTCACGCCGGGCTATTTCGGCCAGCCTGAATTGACGAAGAAGATGTTCGACGAGGAAGGCTTTTACTGCATCGGCGATGCCGGCGTGTTCGTCGATGAGAACGATCCGCTGCAGGGCATCATCTTTGCCGGCCGCGTGGTCGAAGACTTCAAGCTCACGACCGGCACCTTCGTCCATGTCGGCTCATTGCGCACCGATGCCATCGCGGCCGCGACGCCGGTGGTGCATGACGCGCTGGTTACGGGGCAGGACCGTCCCTTCATCGGGCTCTTAGCCTGGCCCAATCTGCATGCCTGCCGGCAGATCGTCGGCAACCCGGATGCGACGTTTGAAGATGTTGTCAGGCATCCCGAGGTGATCGCCTGCTTGAAGCGCGGGTTGGAAGCGCACAACGCCTCCGCCACCGGCAGCAGCATGCGGATTGCCCGCGCCATGCTGATGGCCGAGCCGCCCTCGATCGACGGCAACGAACTCACCGACAAGGGCTACATCAACCAGCGCGCCGGCCTCGAACGCCGCGCCGCGCTGGTGGAGAAGCTTTATGCCGACAAGCCGGGAGACGACGTAATCATTTTGAACTGATCGTAGGATGGGTAGAGCGCAGCGAAACCCATCATTCGAAGCCAAAAATTGATGGGTATCGCTTCGCTCCACCCATCCTACAGAGCCATTACCAACGCGAGTAACACGCCATGAACTTCGATTTCTCCGACGAACAAAAACAGATGCGCGACGCGGCGAGAAAATTTCTTGCCGAAAAGTGCCCGCCGAAGGCCGTGCGCGAGGTGCTCGACGGCAAGTCGCCGTACGACAAGGAATTGTGGAAGGGCCTCGCCGAGATGGGTTTTCTTGGCGTCGCGATCCCGGAAGAATTCGGTGGCGCCGGCGCGGGCCATCTCGAGCTCTGCGTGATCGCGGAAGAGATGGGCCGCGCGAATGCGCCGGTGCCGTTCTCCTCCACGGTCTATCTCGCCGCCGAGGCGCTGCTGCTGGCCGGCTCCGATGCGCAGAAGCAGAAATGGTTGCCGAAGATCGCCGCAGGCGAGGCGATCGGCACGCTGGCGCTGTTCGAGGGCAAGGGCAATCCGTCGCCGAAGGCGATCAAGCTGCAGGCTTCCGGCGGCACGCTCAACGGCATCAAGAAGCCGGTGCCGGATGGCGCGATTGCCGATTTCGCTGTGGTCGCCGCGCGCACCGGTTCGAGCGGGCGCGATTCCGATATCTCACTGTTCCTGGTCGACCTGAAGGCCGGCGGCGTCGAGGCGAAGCCGCTGACCAACATCGATCCGACCCGTGGCCAGGCCGAACTCATCTTCAAGAATGCCAAGGTCGAGCCGCTGGGAGCTGCTGGCGAGGGCTGGAGTATCCTCACGCAAGTGCTCGACCGCGCCGCGGTGCTGCTCGCGTTCGAGCAGGTCGGCGGCTCCGACCGTGCGCTCGAAATGGGTCGCGACTACGCGCTCGACCGTATCGCGTTCGGCCGGCCGATCGGCTCGTTCCAGGCGGTGAAGCACATGCTCGCCGACATGTATGTCTCGGCAACGCTGGCGCGCTCGAATTGTTATTACGGCGCGTGGGCGCTCTCGACCAACGCGTCGGAATTGCCGGAAGCCGCTGCAGCCGCGCGCATCAGCGCGACGCAGGCGTTCCAACACTGCTCCAAGAACAACATCCAGGTTCATGGCGGCATGGGCTTCACCTGGGAGTTCGACTGCCACATGTACTACCGCCGCGCCAACACCACCGCGCTGACGCTCGGCAGCCTGTCATACTGGGAAGATCAGTTGATCGACCGCATGCGCAAGAAGAACGCGGCATAAGGCACCTGTAGGATGGGTAGAGCGAAGCGAAACCCATCATCACACCGGCCGAGAAGGAGATGGGTATCGCTTCGCTCCACCCATCCTACGAAGCCGGAACGCGATCGAGGATTGAGAACATGAACTTCGACGACACACCGCAGGAAGCCGCGTTCCGCGCCGAGGCCCGCGCATGGATACAAGCCAATGCGCCGAAGCAGTACGAGGAAGAACTTCGAAAATCCTCGCTCGGCCGCACAGTGCTGAAGGGCGCCAACATTCTCGAGGTCGCAAAGGCCTGGCAAAAGAAGAAGGCCGATGCCGGCTGGGCCTGCCTGCACTGGCCGAAGGAATATGGCGGCCGCGGCGCCTCGCCGATCGAGCGGGTGATCTGGCAGCAGGAAGAGGGGCCGTTCGGCAAGCTCAGCGGCATGTTCATCATCGGCCATGGCATGTGCGGGCCGACCATGATGGCCTATGCCGGCGAGGAGCAGAAGCGCAAATATCTGCCGCCGCTCGCTTCCGGCGAAAAAATTTGGTGCCAGCTATTCTCCGAACCCGCCGGCGGCTCCGACGTCGCAGGGCTTCGCACCCGCGCCGAGAAGAAGGGCGACGACTGGATCATCAACGGCCAGAAGATCTGGACCTCGGGCGCGCATTATTCCGATTACGGTATCCTGCTGACGCGCACCGATCCCAATGTGCCCAAGCACAAGGGCCTCACCATGTTCTTCCTTGATATGAAGAGCCCGGGCGTCGAGGTGCGGCCGATCAAGCAGGCCAGCGGCCAGTCCGACTTCAACGAGGTCTACTTCACTGACGTGAAGATCCCGGACTCGCAGCGGCTTGGCGCCGTCAATGACGGCTGGAACGTTTCGCTGACGACGCTGATGAACGAGCGCATGTCGATCGGCGCGGGCGTCGCGACAGGCTTTCCGGAACTGTTCGAGTTCTGCAACGGCCTGATGCTGGAGAATGGACCCGCGATCGAGGACCGCAACGTTCGTTCACGTCTTGCGAACTATGCGGTGAAGGCGAGCGGCCTGAGATATACCAGCATGCGCGCGATCTCGGCGCTGTCGAAAGGCGAGCGGCCCGGACCGGAAAATTCCATCGGCAAACTGGTGGCGGGATCGATGGTCCAGGAAGTCGCGATGTATGCGCTCGACCTGCAGGGCGCCGCCGGCGCGCTGAGCGGGCCCGACGACGCCGAGGTCGCCGGAAAATTCCAGGCGATGCTGCTGCGCGCGCCGGGCACCCGCGTCGAAGGCGGCACCGACGAGATCATGCGCAACATCATCGCCGAGCGCGTGCTTGGCTTGCCCGGCGATATCCGCGTCGACAAGGACGTGCCGTTCAACCAGATCCCGACCAAGGGACGCGCATAGAAATGAAGGCCCTCATCCTGAGGAGCGGCGCATGCGCCGCGTCTCGAAGGATGAAGGCCCGGCTGGTGGCCTCATGGTTCGAGACGCGCTTCGCGCTCCTCACCATGAGGGTAAAGAACGATGCAAGATTAGAAAAATGAGAGGTCCGCCATGAACTTCGACGATACCCCGCAGGAAGCGGAATTCCGCAGCCTGGCCCGCAAATGGATCGACGCCAATGCGCCCAAACAATACGAGGCGGAGCTGTCAAAATCCTCGCTCGGGCGGATCCGGCTGGAGAAGGAAGACATCGTCGATGTCGGCAAGGCGTGGCAAAAGAAGAAGGCCGAAGGCGGCTGGGCCTGCCTGCACTGGCCGAAGGAATATGGCGGCCGCGGCGCCAGCCCGATCGAGAAGGTGATCTGGCAACAGGAAGAGGGCGTCTACGGCAAGCTGACGCAGCCGTTCCAGATCGGCGAGGGCATGTGCGGCCCGACCGTGATGGCGTTCGGCAGCGAGGAGCACAAGCGTCACTATCTGCCAAAACTTGCTTCCGGCGAGCACATCTGGTGTCAGCTCTTCTCCGAACCGGCCGGCGGCTCGGATGTCGCGGGGCTGCGAACGCGCGCGGAAAAGCAGGGCGACAACTGGATCATCAACGGCCAGAAGATATGGACCTCGGGCGCGCATTATTCCGACTACGGCCTGCTGATCACGCGCACCGATCCCAACGTGCCCAAGCACAAGGGCCTGACGATGTTCTTTCTGGACATGAAGAGCAAGGGCGTCGAGGTGCGGCCGATCAAGCAGGCCAACGGCATGCAGGAATTCAACGAGGTCTATTTCACCGATGTCGTGATCCCCGACAGCCAGCGGCTCGGCGCGGTCGGCGATGGCTGGAACGTGTCGCTGACCACGCTGATGAACGAGCGGATGTCGATCGGCTCGCGGCTCGCGACCGGCTTCCCCGAGATGTTCGAATTCTGCTCTAACCTGATGACCGATGACGGGCTCGCGATCGACGATCCCGCGACGCGCTCAAAACTCGCGAGTTGGGCGGTGAAGGCGAGCGGGCTGAAATACACCAGCTACCGCGCCATCTCCTCGCTATCGAAGGGCGAGCGGCCGGGCCCGGAAAACTCCATCGGCAAGCTGGTGTCGGGTTCGATGCTGCAGGACATCGCGACCTATGCGATGGACCTGCAGGGCGCGGCCGGCGCGCTGACGGGCGCCGATGAGGAGGCGGCGCGCGGCCAGTTCCAGCAGATGCTGTTGTCCTCGCCCTCGATGCGCATTGCCGGCGGCACCGACGAGATCCTGCGCAACATCATCGCCGAGCGCGTGCTCGGCCTGCCCGGCGACATCAGGGTCGACAAGGACGTGCCGTTCAACAAGATCCCGACCAAGGGGCGGTAGTTCTCGGCCCGGTAAACTCTCGCGTCCCGGACGCGGTGCAGCGTGTCCCGGCGATGCGAAGCATCGTCCGATGCGCTGCTCCGCACAGCCGGGACCTACACGCAATTGGCCCCGGCTCTGCAGCGCACCGCTCCGCGCTGCGCTGCGTACGGGGCACGAAAGTGAGCAAGGCCATGGATACTGCCGTGAACCAACAAGATCGCATCGACGTGCTCGAGGACCTCCTGAACGAGCGCTACTCCGTTCGAGCTTTCCTGCCGCAGGAGGTGCCGCGCGAGACCATCGAGCATATTCTGAAGGTCGCGCAACGCACGGCGTCATGGTGCAACAGCCAGCCCTGGCAGGTGCTGATCGCCAGCGGCGGTGCCAAGGAAAAGTTTCGCAAGGCGATCTATGCCGAAGCCGCCTCCGGCGCAAAGGACGATCATGATTTCACGCCGCCGCGCGAATATCTCGGCGTTTATCTCGAACGCCGCCGCGAGAGCGGTTTTCAGCTCTACAATACGCTCGGCATCGCCAGAGGTGACAAGATGGCCTACGCCAAGCAGGCGCTGGAGAACTACAATTTCTTCGGCGCCCCCCGCATGTCGCCATCATCCACACCGACGAACCGCTCGGCATCTATGGTGCGGTCGATTGTGGCGCCTATGTCTCGAATTTCATGCTGGCCGCACAGGCGCTCGGCCTCGGCACCATTCCGCAGGCCGCATTGGCGCGGCATTCCGGATTGATCCGGCGTCACTTCAAGCTGGCAGATGATCGTCGCGTGGTCTGCGGCATCTCCTTCGGCTATGCTGACCACGCCCACAAGGTCAACAGCTACCGCACCTCGCGGGCGAGCGTCGCCGATACGGTCACCTTCGTGGACGAGTAGCTGCCCTTCTCCCCTTGTGGGAGAAGGTGGCGCGAAGCGCCGAATGAGGGGTCTCCATCCGCGGAGACAACCCCTCACCCGTCTTCGCGTCGCGAAGCCACCCTCTCCCACAAGGGGAGAGGGGGAAGAATGTTCAAGCTCCGCGACCTAGCAGCTCCTCGGTGACATCGTCGGAAAACCGCTTCTTGATTCCTGCGACCACCACCCATTCGGGATCGTTGGGGATTGCCGTCGCACCCGGCATGCCATGATCGAGCAGGGCGCGCGCGCAGCCGGCCCAATCACCGCCTTCGACCGGCTCGTTGCAGGAGGCCCATCCCAGCGTGCCGCAGGCATTGTCGCCATGACCATGCTGCTCGCTCCACTCAGCGCCGTGTTCAAGCAGGAAGCGCGTGAGCGCCGCGTCGCCCCGGAACACCGCGAGGTTGAGCGCGGATGCATCCCAGTCGCCGCCGCGCACCGCGATCGGCCAGCCGAGCCGGACCATCAGCTTGACGACGTCATCGGCGCCGGCTGCGGCCATATCGGGCAATAGCCGGAACTGTGCTGCCGGCAACGCGGACGGCAGGTCGGGCCGCCGCGAGCGGATCGCCCGCGCCTCCGTTTCGTCGCCGCGCGCACATGCGGCGACAAAGCGTTCTTCGTCTGAGATATCAGGTTCGCCCTCGCGCAGCAGGGCTGCGACCTCGGACAGTCCGAACTGCAGTGCCAGCCTGTAGGCACTGATGCCGTCAGCGGTTGGTCGCAACCGGTCGGCGCCGACCTCCAGCAATGCCTTCACATGGCGCGGGCGCCGGCGGTAGATCGCCCATGCCAAAGGCGAACCCCAATCGGTCAGCGGCTTGTTTCGTGCTGGCTCGTTTGGATCGCCGCCATGCTGCAGCAACAGCTTTAGCGCGCTGTCGTCTTCGAGATCGATCGCGCGGTAGATCGCGTTGCTCTCTGCAATCCGCGCGCCGTGCTCTAGCAATAGCCGCGTGCACGCGGGATTCTCCAATGAATGATAAAGCGATTCGCCGTCATTGGGATCTGCTCCCGCTTCGAGCAGCAATTTGGTCAGCGCCGGATCATGGTTGCTGCCGGCCGCGCCATAAAGCGTCGAGAGCGGATAGCGTTGGTCGGGCGCATTCAGCGATCCAGGCGGCCAGCGGCTGTAGATGTGCTGGTTGGCGTCGGCGCCTGCCGCGATGAGCAATTGCGCGCAGCGATGCAGGCGCTCGCGAAATTCTTCCACGCGCAGCAGGCTCGAATGCGCGACCGCGAACAGCGGTGGCAATCGCAGCGGGCCGCCGGGACGGTTGATCCAGGTCGGATCGGCCTGTGTCGCTCGCCGCAGCGCGTCTTCATCGCCGATCGCGCAGGCGAGATGGGGATCGCCGTCAACAAGTTCGGGATCATCGGTCATGATGCGCAGCGCGACGCGCGGGTTGGCACGGTTGATTGTGCCGCTGACGTCGCCAGAATAGAGAAGCTGAGCCCAGTACAGGACGCGGGCGGCGCGCTCGTTGCGCACAGCCGTCTGTACTTCGACGTAACGCTTCAGGTCGGGCCAGGAAGCAAAGCCGTGCTCGCGCGCGATGCATGATTGCGCGTCGTGCAGGCGAAGATCGAGGGACGCAATATCGCCGTCGCTGCGGCCGGCCGCCGCCGGCAGCGCTTGCCGAAACCGCGCCATCGTCGCCGGGTCGCGGCTTCGATAGAGGCGGATCAATTCCTTGGCTTGTTTCTTCAGATGATCGAGATTCAATCGATCGGGAGACCGGTTCATCAGACACCTCCGTGCATGACATCGCCGACGGCCCGCAATACCGGCTGCACAAAGGCTCTAGATTTCGCTCGAAAGCTGCAAGTGGGTTCAACCCTTCCCGCGGGCCCGGGAGCGGCTTGCACCGCAGGCGCCACAATATGGCTGCAGCGGGCAGGGGTCAACGTACTCAGGCAAGCGGAAAAATCCCGGTCGCTGGCGCGGCCGGGATCTTTCTTACAGAACGCTATTCGATCAGTAGGCGCAGACGTTCACGGTGCGCAGGCGCATGCCACGGCGGGTTTCGACCCAGCGCTGCTGCAGGCAGCCGTTCAAACCGGTGTTGACGTAGACGCCGCCGAAGCCAACGCCGATGGCGGGACCCCAGCCATGGCCCCAATGATGGCCCCAGTGATGGCCGTGGTAAAAGCCGCCGGCGGAAGCGGGCGCTGCAGCGGCAATGGTCAGCGAGGCGGCGGAAATCAGTCCGAGGGTAACCTTGCGAAACATACTCATTTTCTCCAGTTGCTTGGCACGAGGCCGTTGTTGCGTCCCTGCCCATCAGTCGGACCACAGGCGGATTGCGTTCACGCGCAAGGGGGAGAATCGTGTTTCAGGAGTGTTTCGTGTCGCCAAATATCGCGTCCCGGACGCGGCGCAGCGCCACAAGTGCGTTCACGCGCGTCTTCGACGCGCTATGGCGTTGAGCCGCAGCGCCGGGATCCAGCGCCAGGGATCCCGGCATAGCAGCGCATCACGCCGCAAAGTGCGGCGCGCTGCGCAGCATCCGGGGTACGCCCCCCGCTCTAGAACCGCGGCGGCCGCTTTTCTGCGAACGCCTCGATGCCTTCCTTGATCTCGGCGCTACGCATGCTCTCGCGATGGCGCAGGTCGGCAGCCTCTTCGTCGAGCTTGCCGCGGGCGAATTCGTTGATGGCGTGCTTCATGCCGCGCATTGCCAGCGGCGCGTTGCCGGCCAGGATAGCGGCGAGACGATCCACTTCCTCGTCCAGCATCTCGACCGGCGCCATGGCGGTGAGGTACCCGATCCGCAGCATTTCCGGTGCGGTAATCTTCTGCGCGGTGAGAAACAGCATTTTTGCGTTGTCGACGCCGAGCCGGGAAACGTAGCGCTTAATTCCGCTCTTGTAATAATGCAGGCCGAGCCGCGCCGCCGGCATGAACATTTCGGCCGTATCGACGCCGATACGGAAATCGCAGGCCAGCGCCAGATCGGTCGAGCCGCCATAAACGCCGCCATTGAGCCGGCAGATCGTCGGCACGCCGAGATCCTCCAGCCGGTTGACGACGACCTCAAACGCCGATCCTGCGCTCTGTTGTTCCTTCTCGCTGGTCACTCGATCCGCGACCGAATTGAGATCGTAGCCCGCGCTGAAGGCGCGGCCGGTGCCGGTCAGCACCAGCACGCGGATCGCGGGATCAGCCTCGATCCGGTCGAACAGTTTCATGAGTTCGCCGAGGTCCTCGCTCTGCAACCGGTTCAGATGTTTCGGCCGGTTGAGGCGGATGGTGGCGCGCGGGCCGCTGATCTCGAGGATGGGCGCGCTCGCCGTCTCGGCTGTATCGGACATTATTTGCTCCATTGTTCAGCCGTCATCGCCAACACAAGCGTGCCTGCTGCTGGGGAGAGCGTCAACGATGCCCTCGCGCCCGGTGCGCCAGGCGGTCGGGTTCGGGCCATGGGCGGGCTATATGGACGGGAATTTTACCCGGGAATAGTGAGAATCCCGACAAAACGTCGCCTTTTCCTCGTATACCAAAAGGGCCCTGCGGGCATTACGATAGCGGGCGCCGCAGCAGAATCGCGAAAAATCAGTCCCTGAAGAAAATTGGTTGGCCTCCAATGGATACGTCTCATCTGGCACAACACGCGGGAACGGCCGGTGCGCTGTTTGCCACGATCTTCGTGGTTGCCACCACGACGATGAAGACCATGATCCCCTTGCGGGTTTTCGGCATTCTCGCCAACGTCATCCTGATCATCACCGCAATTCCCGCCCGAAACTACCTGGTCATGGTGGTGCAGTTGATCATGCTGCTGGTTAATTCCTATCGGCTGCACCAGATGTTGCAGTTGGTGCGCGACGTCAAAAAATCCGTCAACAGCGACCTGTCGATGGAATGGTTGAAGCCGTTCATGACCGAGCGCCAATGCCAGGCCGGCGAAATCCTGTTCTACAAGGATGAGAAGGCCGAGGACATGCTCTATATCGTCAGCGGCAAGTTCAAGCTGGTCGAATCCGGCATCGTGCTGCCGGTAGGCGCCATCGTTGGCGAGCTCGGTATGCTGTCGCCGTCGAACATGCGAACCCAGACGCTGGAATGCGTCGAATCCGGCCTCATCCTGAGCGTCAGTTACACCAAGGTTGAGGAGCTCTACGTGCAGAACCCGGCCTTCGGCTTCTATTTCCTGCGGCTGGCGAGTGCCCGGCTGTTTCAGAATATTGAAACGCTTGAGCGGCGACTGGCACAGCAGTCTGCGCCGGCAGCCGAGCCGAAACCCGCGTAGAGGCCGGAGCCCAAGGAGTGTCAGACCGCGGTATTCTGTCGTCGTTGCGTTATCTGTTGGCCGATTTCATCGGCGACGATGACGACGAGCCGCCGTTCCTGCCCGAAGGACTGCCGGAGCCGGTGATGGCGGTGGCGAGCGAGGCCATCCATCTTCTCATCGACTATCAGGGCCCGAGCTACGCCCGGCTCTACGTCGACCGGCTGCGGCGGTTCATCGGAAAAC
This genomic window contains:
- a CDS encoding enoyl-CoA hydratase/isomerase family protein; the encoded protein is MTQPLLIEHRDGVDWVTLNRPDSLNALDRSLIDALNTYFEGLQRNRSTRVVVLKGAGSAFCAGLDLKHAMQRRAGQQEPPGVTESLDSQRRIADIVMLMRRCPQPIIALIQGAAAGGGFALALAADIRIATKSARMNCAFIKLGLGGCDIGTSYFLPRLVGVSVASELILTGRFIGAERALAVGLVSEVVEEGGLDAAAEPYVEAMMTASPVALRLSKECLNMSVDAGSIEAVIAMEDRNQVLCSRSEDFNEGIRAFLEKRKPVYIRR
- a CDS encoding AMP-binding protein, which produces MSGSAAKVLTKPAFRKIEWLPRDIAVERRPDGVIILKSRIPLQAYEKHIPASLAKWAKQAPERIWLAQRGGPERQWRKVSYGDAKRIVDGLTQGLLNLGLAEGHPVAILSGNSIEHALMTQAAMQARLPAAPVSPAYSLMSQDHLKLKYLFNLIKPAVVMVQDGPAFEKALKALDLTDVTVVHVLRPCDGIKSVSFADLAATPVTNAVEESIAKITPDTIGKLLFTSGSTGMPKAVINTQEMMCANAAMMMQVRPRDPNGPLATVLDWMPWNHTMGGNAAFNPILIDGGTLYIDDGRPMPGQFEETIKNLREVSPTYYANVPAGYAALAAAMEKDDALCRSFFKNLTVMAYGGARLPDDLYDRMQALAVKTTGERIVFYTGWGSTETAPTSTGTYWDTERVGLIGLPFPGVELKMVPCGSKYELRLRGINVTPGYFGQPELTKKMFDEEGFYCIGDAGVFVDENDPLQGIIFAGRVVEDFKLTTGTFVHVGSLRTDAIAAATPVVHDALVTGQDRPFIGLLAWPNLHACRQIVGNPDATFEDVVRHPEVIACLKRGLEAHNASATGSSMRIARAMLMAEPPSIDGNELTDKGYINQRAGLERRAALVEKLYADKPGDDVIILN
- a CDS encoding acyl-CoA dehydrogenase family protein: MNFDFSDEQKQMRDAARKFLAEKCPPKAVREVLDGKSPYDKELWKGLAEMGFLGVAIPEEFGGAGAGHLELCVIAEEMGRANAPVPFSSTVYLAAEALLLAGSDAQKQKWLPKIAAGEAIGTLALFEGKGNPSPKAIKLQASGGTLNGIKKPVPDGAIADFAVVAARTGSSGRDSDISLFLVDLKAGGVEAKPLTNIDPTRGQAELIFKNAKVEPLGAAGEGWSILTQVLDRAAVLLAFEQVGGSDRALEMGRDYALDRIAFGRPIGSFQAVKHMLADMYVSATLARSNCYYGAWALSTNASELPEAAAAARISATQAFQHCSKNNIQVHGGMGFTWEFDCHMYYRRANTTALTLGSLSYWEDQLIDRMRKKNAA
- a CDS encoding acyl-CoA dehydrogenase, translating into MNFDDTPQEAAFRAEARAWIQANAPKQYEEELRKSSLGRTVLKGANILEVAKAWQKKKADAGWACLHWPKEYGGRGASPIERVIWQQEEGPFGKLSGMFIIGHGMCGPTMMAYAGEEQKRKYLPPLASGEKIWCQLFSEPAGGSDVAGLRTRAEKKGDDWIINGQKIWTSGAHYSDYGILLTRTDPNVPKHKGLTMFFLDMKSPGVEVRPIKQASGQSDFNEVYFTDVKIPDSQRLGAVNDGWNVSLTTLMNERMSIGAGVATGFPELFEFCNGLMLENGPAIEDRNVRSRLANYAVKASGLRYTSMRAISALSKGERPGPENSIGKLVAGSMVQEVAMYALDLQGAAGALSGPDDAEVAGKFQAMLLRAPGTRVEGGTDEIMRNIIAERVLGLPGDIRVDKDVPFNQIPTKGRA
- a CDS encoding acyl-CoA dehydrogenase, with protein sequence MNFDDTPQEAEFRSLARKWIDANAPKQYEAELSKSSLGRIRLEKEDIVDVGKAWQKKKAEGGWACLHWPKEYGGRGASPIEKVIWQQEEGVYGKLTQPFQIGEGMCGPTVMAFGSEEHKRHYLPKLASGEHIWCQLFSEPAGGSDVAGLRTRAEKQGDNWIINGQKIWTSGAHYSDYGLLITRTDPNVPKHKGLTMFFLDMKSKGVEVRPIKQANGMQEFNEVYFTDVVIPDSQRLGAVGDGWNVSLTTLMNERMSIGSRLATGFPEMFEFCSNLMTDDGLAIDDPATRSKLASWAVKASGLKYTSYRAISSLSKGERPGPENSIGKLVSGSMLQDIATYAMDLQGAAGALTGADEEAARGQFQQMLLSSPSMRIAGGTDEILRNIIAERVLGLPGDIRVDKDVPFNKIPTKGR
- a CDS encoding ankyrin repeat domain-containing protein, with translation MNRSPDRLNLDHLKKQAKELIRLYRSRDPATMARFRQALPAAAGRSDGDIASLDLRLHDAQSCIAREHGFASWPDLKRYVEVQTAVRNERAARVLYWAQLLYSGDVSGTINRANPRVALRIMTDDPELVDGDPHLACAIGDEDALRRATQADPTWINRPGGPLRLPPLFAVAHSSLLRVEEFRERLHRCAQLLIAAGADANQHIYSRWPPGSLNAPDQRYPLSTLYGAAGSNHDPALTKLLLEAGADPNDGESLYHSLENPACTRLLLEHGARIAESNAIYRAIDLEDDSALKLLLQHGGDPNEPARNKPLTDWGSPLAWAIYRRRPRHVKALLEVGADRLRPTADGISAYRLALQFGLSEVAALLREGEPDISDEERFVAACARGDETEARAIRSRRPDLPSALPAAQFRLLPDMAAAGADDVVKLMVRLGWPIAVRGGDWDASALNLAVFRGDAALTRFLLEHGAEWSEQHGHGDNACGTLGWASCNEPVEGGDWAGCARALLDHGMPGATAIPNDPEWVVVAGIKKRFSDDVTEELLGRGA
- a CDS encoding enoyl-CoA hydratase/isomerase family protein, with the protein product MSDTAETASAPILEISGPRATIRLNRPKHLNRLQSEDLGELMKLFDRIEADPAIRVLVLTGTGRAFSAGYDLNSVADRVTSEKEQQSAGSAFEVVVNRLEDLGVPTICRLNGGVYGGSTDLALACDFRIGVDTAEMFMPAARLGLHYYKSGIKRYVSRLGVDNAKMLFLTAQKITAPEMLRIGYLTAMAPVEMLDEEVDRLAAILAGNAPLAMRGMKHAINEFARGKLDEEAADLRHRESMRSAEIKEGIEAFAEKRPPRF
- a CDS encoding Crp/Fnr family transcriptional regulator, translating into MDTSHLAQHAGTAGALFATIFVVATTTMKTMIPLRVFGILANVILIITAIPARNYLVMVVQLIMLLVNSYRLHQMLQLVRDVKKSVNSDLSMEWLKPFMTERQCQAGEILFYKDEKAEDMLYIVSGKFKLVESGIVLPVGAIVGELGMLSPSNMRTQTLECVESGLILSVSYTKVEELYVQNPAFGFYFLRLASARLFQNIETLERRLAQQSAPAAEPKPA